The following coding sequences lie in one Bordetella genomosp. 9 genomic window:
- a CDS encoding ATP-binding domain-containing protein: MAHIIPDGWESQQRSGPAQRELETLARLKAGLPDDYTVYHAVHWTNVEGRHAIYGEIDFVIVNRAGELLVIEQKSGALDETPEGLAKRHGGKTQLIPVQMARTAENLRAKLARTLDGAEVRLDYLLYCPDHRVVAPTTAGLSPERIVDAGRRDRLCAVIREILPAGDPAPAAVRVDRFLRDIIRLEIDVSALIGQARTMVTRLAGGLAHWARQLDIEPYRLRVTGTAGSGKTQLALAEYRDAIEQGKRPLYVCFNRPLADHFNRIAPAGGLACSFHMLCDRLVRAAGGAPDFSQPDAFGRLVDQAESLPVSPDFLFDTVIVDEGQDFDARWRDMVLRLAKPDARVLWLEDPMQNLYGNTPPDLPGWVRLRAQSNFRSPRPVVGFLQTILPDDVRIDAQAPVTDADVELISYHDEESLARAVKLGIRKCYSAGFRQEDVAVLSYHGHKSSQVLAKDRLGPHLLRRFTGEYDLFGQPVYSSGDVLAESVYRFKGQSVPAVVFAEIDFQELDERAIRKLFVGATRATLKLVLVAAEPAAAVLREKLGVGLAQDDGALT; this comes from the coding sequence GTGGCACACATCATTCCGGACGGCTGGGAAAGCCAGCAACGCAGCGGACCGGCGCAACGTGAACTGGAAACCCTGGCCCGCCTGAAGGCGGGACTGCCGGACGACTACACCGTCTATCACGCCGTGCATTGGACCAATGTGGAAGGACGGCACGCCATCTACGGCGAAATCGACTTCGTCATTGTGAACCGCGCCGGCGAACTGCTGGTCATCGAGCAGAAATCCGGCGCGCTGGACGAAACGCCGGAAGGACTGGCCAAGCGCCATGGCGGCAAGACCCAGCTGATTCCCGTGCAGATGGCGCGCACCGCCGAAAACCTGCGCGCGAAGCTCGCGCGCACGCTGGACGGCGCGGAGGTGCGGCTGGACTACCTGCTCTACTGTCCGGACCACCGCGTGGTGGCGCCCACCACGGCCGGCCTGTCGCCCGAGCGCATCGTCGATGCCGGCCGGCGCGACCGCCTGTGCGCGGTGATCCGCGAGATTCTCCCGGCGGGCGATCCTGCGCCGGCCGCGGTGCGCGTCGATCGTTTCCTGCGCGACATCATCCGGCTGGAAATCGACGTCAGCGCCCTGATCGGACAGGCCCGCACGATGGTGACGCGGCTGGCGGGCGGCTTGGCGCATTGGGCGCGCCAGCTCGACATCGAGCCCTATCGGCTGCGCGTCACCGGCACCGCGGGCTCGGGCAAGACCCAGCTGGCGCTGGCCGAATACCGCGACGCCATCGAACAGGGCAAGCGTCCGCTGTACGTGTGCTTCAACCGGCCGCTGGCCGATCATTTCAATCGCATCGCGCCCGCGGGCGGCCTGGCCTGCTCGTTCCACATGCTGTGCGATCGCCTGGTACGGGCCGCCGGCGGCGCGCCGGACTTCTCGCAGCCCGATGCCTTCGGGCGCCTGGTGGACCAGGCCGAGTCGTTGCCCGTGTCGCCGGATTTCCTGTTCGACACGGTCATCGTGGACGAGGGCCAGGACTTCGACGCGCGCTGGCGCGACATGGTGTTGAGACTTGCCAAGCCCGATGCGCGCGTGCTGTGGCTGGAAGACCCGATGCAGAATCTGTACGGCAACACGCCGCCGGACCTGCCCGGCTGGGTGCGGCTGCGCGCGCAGAGCAATTTCCGCAGCCCGCGTCCGGTGGTCGGCTTCCTGCAAACCATCCTGCCGGACGACGTGCGCATCGACGCCCAGGCGCCCGTGACCGACGCCGACGTCGAACTGATCTCCTATCACGACGAAGAAAGCCTGGCCCGCGCGGTGAAGCTTGGCATCCGCAAATGCTATTCGGCCGGCTTTCGCCAGGAGGACGTGGCCGTGCTCAGTTATCACGGCCACAAGTCGTCGCAGGTGCTGGCGAAGGACCGGCTGGGGCCCCATCTGCTGCGACGCTTCACCGGGGAATACGATCTGTTCGGACAGCCCGTGTATTCGTCCGGCGACGTGCTGGCGGAATCGGTCTACCGATTCAAGGGCCAGTCCGTGCCGGCCGTCGTCTTTGCCGAGATCGATTTCCAGGAACTGGATGAACGGGCGATCCGCAAGCTGTTCGTCGGCGCCACGCGCGCCACGTTGAAGCTGGTCTTGGTGGCCGCCGAACCCGCCGCAGCGGTGCTGCGCGAGAAGCTGGGTGTGGGACTGGCCCAGGACGACGGCGCGCTCACGTAA
- a CDS encoding putative motility protein, whose protein sequence is MSNMSIEGTVAAAVGLQQANAMQDAQNVLLRKVLDNQAQTIVSLIGSVAPQLATSGMVGTRIHVTA, encoded by the coding sequence ATGTCCAATATGTCGATCGAAGGCACCGTCGCCGCGGCGGTCGGTCTGCAGCAGGCCAACGCCATGCAGGACGCGCAGAATGTATTGCTGCGCAAGGTGCTGGACAATCAGGCGCAGACCATCGTGAGCCTGATCGGTTCGGTTGCGCCACAGCTGGCGACGTCCGGCATGGTGGGAACCCGCATCCACGTCACCGCCTGA
- a CDS encoding SRPBCC family protein, with protein sequence MTTGTVRLHRVLRATPERVYRAFLEADAIAKWLPPYGFTCRVHHMEVRVGGTFRMSFRNFGSGKEHAFGGEYLELVPSEKIRYTDRFDDPNLPGEMQATISLREVTGGTDIQIVQEGIPELIPVEMCYLGWQESLAQLAKLVEPQIPD encoded by the coding sequence ATGACCACTGGCACTGTCCGACTGCACCGCGTTCTGCGCGCCACTCCCGAACGCGTCTACCGCGCCTTCCTGGAAGCCGACGCCATCGCCAAATGGCTTCCGCCCTATGGCTTCACCTGCCGGGTTCACCACATGGAGGTTCGCGTCGGCGGCACCTTCAGGATGTCCTTCCGCAACTTCGGTTCGGGCAAGGAACACGCCTTCGGCGGCGAGTACCTGGAACTCGTGCCCTCCGAGAAAATCCGCTACACGGACCGGTTCGACGACCCGAACCTGCCGGGCGAAATGCAGGCCACCATCAGCCTGCGCGAGGTGACCGGCGGCACGGACATTCAAATCGTCCAGGAAGGCATTCCTGAATTGATTCCCGTGGAGATGTGCTACCTGGGCTGGCAGGAATCGCTCGCCCAACTGGCGAAACTGGTGGAGCCGCAGATTCCCGATTGA
- a CDS encoding DUF1326 domain-containing protein: MSYHLEGRLLEVCNCNVLCPCWIGEDPDNGTCDTIVAWRIDKGTVDDVDVGGNTIAAVAHVPGNILQGNWKAAIYVDDQASPEQEAALLKVYTGQAGGPIADLVQLVGEVVSVERAPIRFTVAEGKGELQIGDDYYAKLEPYLGATGAQTTLTDTIFSTVPGAPVFVGKAPRYRSRNDALGIDVDIKDHNALQSTFVFDA, encoded by the coding sequence ATGAGCTATCACCTGGAAGGCCGTCTGCTCGAGGTCTGCAACTGCAACGTCCTCTGTCCCTGCTGGATCGGCGAGGACCCCGATAACGGCACCTGCGACACCATCGTCGCCTGGCGCATCGACAAGGGGACGGTCGACGACGTGGATGTCGGCGGCAACACGATCGCCGCGGTGGCTCATGTCCCGGGCAACATTCTGCAGGGCAATTGGAAGGCCGCCATCTACGTCGATGACCAGGCATCGCCCGAGCAGGAAGCCGCGCTGCTGAAGGTCTACACCGGCCAGGCCGGCGGCCCCATTGCCGATCTCGTGCAGCTGGTCGGCGAGGTCGTATCGGTGGAACGGGCGCCTATCCGCTTCACCGTCGCCGAAGGCAAGGGCGAGCTGCAGATCGGCGATGACTACTACGCGAAGCTGGAGCCGTATCTCGGGGCCACTGGCGCCCAGACCACGCTCACCGACACCATCTTTTCCACGGTGCCCGGCGCGCCGGTCTTCGTCGGCAAGGCGCCCCGCTACCGTTCCCGGAATGACGCCTTGGGCATCGACGTCGACATCAAGGACCACAACGCCCTGCAGTCCACCTTCGTGTTCGACGCATGA
- a CDS encoding glycine betaine ABC transporter substrate-binding protein, with translation MLRFQGRTRRLLATLMCALMCALLPLCAAHAADTLRVGGKNFTEQYVLAQITADYLRQKGYSVDVRAGLGSTLMRSAQENGQLDIVWEYTGTAALVYNKIPDAVKLDPQALYEKVREADAPHGLVWLDPARLNNTYALGVPQQIAREWDVKTISQLVEKLRADNGRKHIFAMDAEFANRADGLKPLQALYGMKFDRSELKQMDPGLVYTALHNNQVTVGLIYTTDGRVRGFNIVALEDDRHYFPNYNATPVVRREVLDRHPDLARHLNALAAVLDNDVMLDMNKQVDIDGRSVRDVAADFLRTHKLP, from the coding sequence ATGCTGCGATTCCAAGGCAGGACGCGCCGCCTGCTCGCCACCCTGATGTGCGCCCTGATGTGCGCCCTGTTGCCGCTGTGCGCGGCCCACGCCGCCGACACCCTGCGCGTGGGCGGAAAGAACTTCACCGAGCAGTACGTGCTGGCGCAGATCACCGCCGACTATCTGCGTCAAAAGGGCTACAGCGTCGACGTGCGCGCCGGCCTGGGCAGCACGCTCATGCGCAGCGCGCAGGAAAACGGCCAGCTGGACATCGTCTGGGAATACACCGGCACCGCCGCGCTGGTCTACAACAAGATTCCCGACGCCGTGAAACTCGACCCCCAGGCCCTCTACGAGAAAGTCAGGGAAGCCGACGCGCCGCACGGGCTGGTCTGGCTGGATCCGGCCCGGCTCAACAACACCTATGCGCTGGGCGTGCCGCAGCAGATCGCGCGCGAGTGGGACGTCAAGACCATTTCCCAGCTCGTAGAGAAACTGCGGGCGGACAATGGCCGCAAGCATATCTTCGCGATGGATGCGGAATTCGCCAACCGCGCCGACGGTCTGAAACCCCTGCAGGCGCTGTACGGCATGAAGTTCGACCGCTCGGAACTCAAGCAGATGGACCCTGGTCTGGTCTACACCGCGCTGCACAACAACCAGGTGACCGTGGGCCTGATCTACACCACGGATGGGCGCGTGCGCGGCTTCAACATCGTGGCGCTGGAAGACGACCGCCATTACTTCCCCAACTACAACGCGACGCCGGTGGTGCGCCGGGAAGTGCTGGACAGGCATCCGGACCTTGCCCGCCATTTGAACGCGCTGGCCGCGGTGCTCGACAACGACGTCATGCTGGATATGAACAAGCAGGTGGATATCGACGGGCGGTCCGTGCGCGACGTGGCGGCGGATTTCCTGCGCACCCACAAGCTGCCTTGA
- a CDS encoding GFA family protein yields MKYEGSCHCGRVRFEVEGDIASAMSCNCSMCQRKAALMWFVPRSAMRLLTPEQDLGTYTFNKHVIKHRFCPNCGIHPYGEGAQPSGEAMAAINLRCIDGLDLASIPVKHFDGRSI; encoded by the coding sequence ATGAAATACGAAGGAAGCTGCCACTGCGGCCGGGTCCGGTTCGAGGTGGAAGGCGACATCGCTTCGGCCATGTCGTGCAACTGCTCGATGTGCCAGCGCAAGGCCGCGCTGATGTGGTTCGTGCCGCGCAGTGCCATGCGGCTGCTGACGCCGGAACAGGATCTCGGCACCTATACGTTCAACAAGCACGTCATCAAACACCGCTTTTGCCCGAATTGCGGCATCCATCCTTATGGCGAAGGCGCGCAGCCATCGGGCGAGGCCATGGCCGCCATCAATCTGCGCTGCATCGACGGGCTCGACCTGGCGTCGATTCCCGTCAAACACTTCGACGGCCGCTCGATCTGA
- a CDS encoding ABC transporter permease produces MNIRLAKSAAMAAIIALAVLLLAHAIGEQALRQYSGDLRYYIGRHLILVGYSMALALIVGIPAGVLLSRRCAARYAERLMQVFNVGNTIPSLAVLAIALGVFGIGEPPAITALFLASLLPIVRNTYEGVKNVPAAMLEAARGIGMTPWQALVRVELPNALPIIIGGVRTALAINVGTAPLAYLIGADSLGTLIFPGIYLNNTPQMLIGAAATTALALILDGIVAGASRYALAWRGRLA; encoded by the coding sequence ATGAACATACGCCTGGCAAAGTCCGCCGCCATGGCCGCCATCATCGCGCTGGCAGTGCTGCTGCTCGCCCATGCCATCGGCGAGCAGGCGCTACGGCAATACAGCGGGGACCTGCGCTACTACATCGGCCGCCACCTGATCCTGGTCGGTTATTCCATGGCCCTGGCGCTCATCGTCGGCATACCCGCCGGCGTGCTGCTGAGCCGGCGCTGCGCCGCGCGCTATGCCGAACGCCTGATGCAGGTGTTCAACGTGGGCAACACCATCCCGTCGCTGGCGGTGCTCGCCATCGCGCTGGGCGTGTTCGGCATCGGCGAGCCGCCGGCCATCACGGCCCTGTTTCTGGCGTCCCTGCTGCCCATCGTGCGCAACACCTATGAAGGCGTGAAGAACGTGCCCGCCGCGATGCTGGAAGCTGCCCGCGGCATCGGCATGACACCATGGCAGGCGCTGGTGCGGGTCGAACTTCCCAACGCGCTGCCCATCATCATCGGCGGCGTGCGGACCGCGCTCGCCATCAACGTCGGCACCGCGCCGCTGGCCTACCTGATCGGCGCCGACAGCCTGGGCACGCTGATTTTCCCGGGCATCTACCTGAACAACACGCCGCAAATGCTGATCGGCGCCGCCGCCACCACGGCGCTGGCGCTGATCCTGGACGGCATCGTCGCGGGTGCCAGCCGGTATGCGCTGGCATGGCGCGGCCGCCTGGCCTGA
- a CDS encoding GNAT family N-acetyltransferase has protein sequence MNAAPSRDDVRLIDCTEAEHASAILEILNEAIVHSTALYDYVPRPPESMAAWFAAKRAGGFPVVGAVDGAGRLLGFASWGTFRAFPAFKYTVEHSVYVHHAHRGRGLGPLLMRELIRRARQAQLHVLVGCIDASNTGSIAMHEKLGFVHSGTIRHAGFKFGRWLDAAFYQLNLDTPAEPRDG, from the coding sequence ATGAATGCTGCCCCCTCGCGCGACGACGTGCGATTGATCGACTGCACCGAAGCCGAACACGCGTCGGCCATCCTGGAAATCCTGAACGAGGCCATCGTTCATTCGACAGCCCTGTATGACTACGTGCCGCGGCCGCCCGAGTCCATGGCGGCCTGGTTCGCGGCCAAGCGCGCCGGCGGGTTCCCGGTGGTGGGCGCGGTGGATGGCGCCGGACGTCTGCTGGGCTTTGCCAGCTGGGGCACGTTCCGGGCGTTTCCCGCCTTCAAGTACACGGTCGAACACAGCGTCTACGTCCACCATGCGCATCGCGGCCGCGGTCTGGGCCCATTGCTAATGCGCGAGCTGATCCGCCGCGCCCGGCAGGCCCAGCTGCACGTGCTCGTCGGATGCATAGACGCCAGCAATACCGGCAGCATCGCCATGCACGAAAAGCTCGGGTTCGTGCATTCCGGCACGATCCGGCACGCGGGATTCAAGTTTGGCCGCTGGCTGGACGCGGCCTTCTATCAGCTCAATCTGGATACGCCGGCGGAACCGCGCGACGGCTGA
- a CDS encoding amino acid ABC transporter permease codes for MHYVFNFGAIFQGEYTDWLIRGLATTLALAALAWILAFVVGSVLAVIRLTGSRVANSAIALYIAFHRNVPMLVHILFWYFGIPALLPQAVSDWLNGHGSEFILSCIAIGLVMSAYVCEDLRSAVRSIPQGQVEAARALGLRYLQIMSKVVLPQAFRIAIPPLLNQTLLLVKNTSLAMAIGVIELTAAGREIENNTFRTFEAYAVVTVIYLALSLLIMAAGALLQRRFHPSGAR; via the coding sequence ATGCACTACGTCTTCAACTTCGGCGCCATCTTCCAGGGCGAATACACGGACTGGCTGATCCGGGGTCTGGCAACGACCCTGGCGCTGGCCGCGCTGGCCTGGATACTGGCGTTCGTGGTGGGCAGCGTGTTGGCGGTCATCCGCCTGACGGGATCGCGCGTCGCCAATTCGGCGATCGCGCTCTACATCGCGTTCCACCGCAATGTACCCATGCTGGTCCACATTCTTTTCTGGTATTTCGGCATACCGGCATTGCTGCCGCAGGCCGTATCCGATTGGCTCAACGGGCATGGCAGCGAGTTCATCCTGTCGTGCATCGCCATCGGGCTGGTCATGTCGGCCTACGTGTGCGAGGACCTGCGCAGCGCCGTGCGGTCCATTCCGCAGGGCCAGGTGGAAGCGGCGCGCGCCCTGGGTTTGCGGTATCTGCAGATCATGTCCAAGGTGGTGCTGCCGCAGGCCTTTCGCATCGCCATACCGCCGCTGTTGAACCAGACCTTGCTGCTCGTGAAGAACACGAGCCTGGCCATGGCGATCGGCGTGATCGAGCTCACCGCCGCCGGCCGCGAGATCGAGAACAACACCTTCCGGACGTTCGAAGCGTACGCGGTGGTGACGGTGATCTATCTGGCGTTGTCGCTGCTGATCATGGCCGCGGGCGCGCTGCTGCAACGCCGTTTCCATCCGTCGGGAGCACGCTGA
- a CDS encoding DUF2182 domain-containing protein produces the protein MNGAAAAASRPRQRRIFLPILAALIALSWAALWAWARSPYGRYLDHGDWTATGPAAYLCRAIPAGDIVVPAVLYGVAWILMTAAMMLPTVLPLFDIFGRLTARRRDRGRLLVLLGLGYMTVWAAFGALAHGLHAAVLALLARAPVLAWNGWLIGVACIALAGAFQFSRLKYRCLDSCRTPLSFVIRHWRGGSGARQAFVLGAHHGLFCVGCCWALMLLMFAVGMGSLGWMLLLASAMAIEKNLSWGARIRAPLGAALLALAVVMVAARL, from the coding sequence ATGAATGGCGCCGCGGCCGCGGCGTCCCGCCCGCGCCAACGCCGCATTTTCCTGCCGATACTCGCGGCGCTGATCGCCCTGTCATGGGCCGCGCTGTGGGCCTGGGCGCGCAGCCCCTATGGCCGCTATCTGGATCACGGCGACTGGACGGCGACGGGGCCGGCGGCCTATCTGTGCCGCGCCATTCCCGCCGGCGATATCGTCGTTCCCGCCGTTCTGTACGGCGTGGCGTGGATCCTCATGACGGCCGCAATGATGCTGCCCACGGTCTTGCCGCTGTTCGATATCTTCGGCCGGCTGACGGCGCGGCGGCGCGATCGCGGACGGCTGCTCGTACTGCTGGGGCTCGGCTACATGACGGTATGGGCGGCGTTCGGCGCGCTGGCGCACGGCCTGCACGCGGCCGTTCTGGCCCTGCTTGCCCGGGCGCCGGTGCTGGCGTGGAACGGCTGGCTGATCGGCGTCGCATGCATCGCCCTGGCGGGCGCTTTCCAGTTCAGCAGGCTCAAGTACCGCTGCCTGGATAGCTGCCGGACGCCCCTGAGTTTCGTCATCCGGCATTGGCGCGGCGGCTCCGGCGCGCGCCAGGCCTTCGTGCTGGGCGCGCACCACGGCCTGTTCTGCGTCGGCTGCTGCTGGGCGCTGATGCTGCTGATGTTTGCCGTGGGGATGGGCAGCCTGGGCTGGATGCTGCTGCTCGCCAGTGCGATGGCCATCGAAAAGAACCTGTCCTGGGGCGCGCGCATCCGCGCCCCGCTGGGCGCCGCCCTGCTCGCCCTGGCCGTCGTCATGGTCGCCGCCCGGCTCTGA
- a CDS encoding osmoprotectant ABC transporter ATP-binding protein OsmV: MIELDRLTKTYIQKDGKPFNAVDAVSLNVEEGEICVFLGPSGCGKTTTLKMINRLIQPTSGRVLINGQDTMALNEVELRRHIGYVIQQIGLFPNMTIEENITVVPRLLGWDKKRCRERAAELMAMVALDPKIYMKRYPRELSGGQQQRIGVIRALAADPPVLLMDEPFGAVDPINRESIQNEFFQMQRDLKKTVIMVSHDIDEAIKLGDKVAVFRRGKLVQFDHPDTLLAHPHDEFVAAFVGQDATLKRLLLVKAGDAATQPGTARMDTPLAEAYRMMEENDDRHLTIVDEHNQALGFVQRRVARSGQGVCGEHLRPFSASVGPDDNLRIVLSRMYQFNSSWMPVLDANNAYIGEVTQDSIADYLSSGRSRHATGQKPPAWQAAA, encoded by the coding sequence ATGATCGAACTGGATCGATTGACCAAGACCTACATCCAGAAGGACGGCAAGCCGTTCAATGCCGTGGACGCGGTCAGCCTGAACGTCGAAGAAGGCGAGATCTGCGTCTTCCTGGGCCCTTCCGGCTGCGGCAAGACCACCACCCTGAAGATGATCAACCGGCTGATCCAGCCCACGTCCGGACGCGTGCTGATCAACGGGCAGGACACGATGGCGCTGAACGAGGTGGAGCTGCGCCGCCACATCGGCTACGTCATTCAGCAGATCGGCCTTTTCCCGAATATGACGATCGAAGAAAACATCACGGTCGTGCCGCGCCTGCTGGGCTGGGACAAGAAGCGCTGCCGCGAACGCGCCGCCGAACTCATGGCCATGGTGGCCCTGGACCCCAAGATCTACATGAAGCGCTATCCGCGCGAGCTGTCCGGCGGACAGCAGCAGCGGATCGGCGTGATCCGCGCCCTGGCCGCGGACCCGCCCGTGCTGCTGATGGACGAGCCGTTCGGCGCGGTCGACCCGATCAACCGCGAATCCATCCAGAACGAATTCTTCCAGATGCAGCGGGACCTGAAGAAGACCGTCATCATGGTCAGCCACGACATCGACGAAGCGATCAAGCTGGGCGACAAGGTGGCCGTGTTCCGCCGCGGCAAGCTGGTGCAGTTCGACCATCCCGATACGTTGCTCGCACATCCGCACGACGAATTCGTGGCGGCCTTCGTCGGCCAGGACGCGACGCTCAAGCGCCTGCTTCTGGTGAAGGCCGGCGACGCCGCCACCCAGCCCGGCACGGCGCGCATGGATACGCCGCTGGCCGAGGCCTATCGCATGATGGAAGAAAACGATGATCGCCACCTGACCATCGTGGACGAACACAATCAGGCGCTGGGCTTCGTGCAGCGGCGCGTGGCGCGCAGCGGACAAGGCGTTTGCGGCGAACACTTGCGGCCCTTCTCGGCCTCGGTCGGTCCGGACGACAACCTGCGCATCGTGCTTTCGCGCATGTACCAGTTCAATTCGTCGTGGATGCCGGTGCTGGATGCGAACAACGCGTATATCGGCGAAGTCACGCAGGACTCCATTGCGGACTACCTGAGTTCCGGGCGCTCGCGCCACGCCACGGGCCAGAAGCCGCCTGCCTGGCAAGCCGCCGCCTAG
- a CDS encoding ABC transporter permease — protein MTLFDYLSANWAELLELTLEHIWLVGSAVGFAILVGVPAGIFISRHEWLASPLLGVATVVLTLPSIALFGLMIPLLSRFGAGIGAVPAVIAVFLYSLLPIMRNTYLALHNVSPGIKEAGIGIGMTFWQRLRLVDLPLAVPVILGGVRTAVVMNIGVMTIAAVIGAGGLGTLILRAIGQSNMMKLLVGAVLVSLLAIVADFALQGLQRLLTSKGVQKP, from the coding sequence ATGACGCTTTTCGATTACCTGTCGGCGAACTGGGCCGAACTGCTGGAACTGACGCTGGAGCATATCTGGCTGGTGGGCAGCGCCGTCGGTTTCGCCATTCTGGTGGGCGTGCCGGCCGGCATTTTCATCAGCCGCCACGAATGGCTGGCCTCGCCGCTGCTCGGCGTGGCGACCGTCGTGCTGACCCTGCCGTCGATCGCGCTGTTCGGACTGATGATTCCGCTGCTGTCGCGCTTCGGCGCCGGCATCGGCGCGGTGCCCGCCGTCATCGCCGTTTTCCTGTATTCGCTGCTGCCCATCATGCGCAACACCTATCTGGCGCTGCATAACGTCAGCCCCGGCATCAAGGAAGCCGGCATCGGCATCGGCATGACGTTCTGGCAGCGCCTGCGCCTGGTCGATCTGCCGCTGGCGGTGCCGGTGATCCTGGGCGGCGTGCGGACCGCCGTCGTCATGAATATCGGTGTAATGACCATCGCCGCCGTCATCGGCGCGGGCGGCCTGGGGACCTTGATCCTGCGCGCCATCGGCCAGAGCAACATGATGAAGCTGCTGGTGGGCGCGGTGCTGGTCAGCCTGCTGGCCATCGTCGCGGATTTCGCGCTGCAGGGCCTGCAGCGACTGCTGACTTCCAAGGGGGTACAAAAGCCATGA
- a CDS encoding amino acid ABC transporter ATP-binding protein — translation MIRFSNVNKWYGDYHALADVSAQVRRGEVVVVCGPSGSGKSTLIRTINRLEPIQSGSIEVDGQDVNGPGVKVDQLRSHIGFVFQQFNLFPHLSVLENLMLAPLSLKRARRAEARETAMALLARVGLAHKAEAYPAQLSGGQQQRVAIARALAMSPPVMLFDEPTSALDPEMVGEVLQVMKGLAKDGMTMICVTHEMGFARDVADTIWFMDQGRIVETAAPEAFFTQPRSPRAQKFLAEIRH, via the coding sequence ATGATCCGATTCTCCAACGTCAACAAGTGGTACGGGGACTATCACGCGCTGGCCGACGTCAGCGCGCAAGTCCGCCGCGGCGAAGTCGTGGTCGTGTGCGGGCCCTCGGGCTCGGGCAAATCGACCCTGATCCGCACCATCAACCGCCTGGAGCCCATCCAGAGCGGCAGCATCGAGGTCGACGGCCAGGACGTCAACGGCCCCGGCGTCAAGGTGGACCAGCTGCGCAGCCATATCGGTTTCGTATTCCAGCAGTTCAACCTGTTTCCGCATCTGAGCGTGCTGGAAAACCTGATGCTGGCCCCGCTGTCGCTGAAGCGCGCGCGCCGGGCCGAGGCCCGCGAAACCGCCATGGCCCTGCTCGCCCGCGTCGGCCTGGCGCACAAGGCCGAGGCCTATCCGGCGCAACTGTCGGGCGGCCAGCAGCAGCGCGTGGCGATCGCGCGCGCCCTGGCAATGTCGCCGCCCGTCATGCTGTTCGACGAGCCCACCAGCGCCCTGGACCCGGAGATGGTGGGCGAAGTCCTGCAGGTAATGAAAGGCCTGGCCAAGGACGGCATGACGATGATCTGCGTCACCCACGAAATGGGATTCGCCCGCGACGTGGCCGATACCATCTGGTTCATGGACCAGGGCCGCATCGTCGAAACGGCGGCGCCGGAAGCGTTTTTCACGCAGCCGCGATCGCCGCGCGCGCAAAAGTTCCTGGCGGAGATCCGGCACTGA
- a CDS encoding amino acid ABC transporter permease: MWDIVKDNWLLLLVGQYPHGPLGGLAATLGLAAISLALALPCGVLLALGRISPWRVFYVPATAVVYLVRGLPLLMFIFWAYFFVPVIIGRPVAGTTTMVVALVCYESAYLAEIIRAGIEALPRGQQEASRALGLSYLQTMRKVILPQALYNMLPSMMSQFVSTVKETSLAYVISVQELTYAANQINSTLLTKPFQVFGLLALTYFFLNLALSSLVRLTELRISRRRAGLGVKVVQPV, translated from the coding sequence ATGTGGGACATCGTCAAGGACAATTGGCTGCTGCTCCTGGTGGGGCAGTATCCGCATGGCCCGCTGGGCGGACTGGCGGCCACGCTGGGGCTGGCGGCGATCAGTCTGGCGCTGGCCCTGCCCTGCGGCGTGCTGCTGGCGCTGGGGCGAATCAGCCCGTGGCGCGTGTTCTATGTACCGGCCACCGCCGTGGTGTACCTGGTGCGAGGCCTGCCGCTGCTGATGTTCATCTTCTGGGCCTACTTTTTCGTGCCCGTGATCATCGGCCGTCCGGTGGCCGGCACGACCACGATGGTCGTGGCTTTGGTCTGCTATGAAAGCGCCTACCTGGCGGAAATCATCCGCGCCGGCATTGAGGCGCTGCCCCGGGGACAGCAGGAAGCGAGCCGCGCGCTGGGGCTGTCGTATCTGCAGACCATGCGCAAGGTGATCCTGCCGCAGGCGCTGTACAACATGCTGCCCAGCATGATGAGCCAGTTCGTTTCCACGGTGAAGGAAACCTCGCTGGCCTATGTGATCAGCGTGCAGGAGCTGACCTACGCCGCCAACCAGATCAACAGCACATTGCTGACCAAGCCCTTCCAGGTGTTCGGCCTGCTGGCCCTGACCTATTTCTTCCTGAATCTGGCCCTGAGTTCACTGGTGCGATTGACCGAGCTGCGCATCAGCCGCCGCCGCGCCGGCCTGGGGGTCAAAGTGGTGCAACCCGTATGA